The Chitinophagales bacterium nucleotide sequence ATCACCACTTCGGGATGCAGGAGAAGAATAGCCTGTACATCCAGTTCATCCAACTCTTTTCCTTTGTAGAATGCTTTGCGACGGGGTATGACCGGCAGCCCCGCGGTCAGGGCTTCGGTCTCTTTTCTTCCATGGGTTTCGATGTATCCGATCTTGATATTGGTTCCATTGCGCAAAAGGCTGTGTGCCTCCTGAAGCATACGGTAACTTTTTCCCACACCGGCACTCATGCCAATATAGATCTTGAGTTTACCTTTGGCTTCCTTCTTCAATTTCTCCATCCATATGTCAGCTTCCTGATCGGGCATGGTCATTCGAATGAGATCGCCATTGAGGCGGTTAAGAAAGATTCTGTTTTTACAGGCTGGTTGTCTCTGATGAACTGGGGTTCCTGACCCTGTAAATGACGGAATTCAAGTCGCATCAGCATATTGTCTGTCGGTTTATGATCCACATTAAAGGATAACCCTGCTATTTTGAAACCACCTGGCTGGGTACTGGAAATGATAACCCCATTCTCATCAGCATAGTATTCATATCGTCCGGCAATGGACCATTGGTCATTCAATGAATATTTCAGGATTCCCACCGGAGCGAACCAGGTATTTACCCCTGATCCATTTACCGACCGGTCCTCGGTACCGATATCCAATCCTAGGATAAGGCCCCAGTTTTCGGAGAGATTTGTTTGGGTATACAGGTTATGAAAGGTACGGAACAAACGGGCGGAGTCAGGCTTATCTGTGCCAAAGAAACTGCTATAGTTGATGACCGTATTTTCGGTTGGCCTGAATTGAACCTGGGTACCGGTACTGATCATCGGGTTTCCAGCTACACGTTGGATACGTTGCCATCCATTGAGCGCGAGTGCCGAAATTGTCCATTTTTTATTGGGCGAAAGATAGGTCAGTTTGGCGCCGGCTTCATAATAAGGTGAATTATCGGCAAGGATACTTCTTGTCAGGGTCGGGCAATCTTTACTGGTGGCACTTTCAAATCCGATATGGGAAGAAAAGATCCCGGCGTCAAGCCATAGCTCTTTTCTTTGGCTAAGCTTAACACCGGCATTGGCTTCAAAGATGTTTTTAAGCACACCGGGTTCAGCGGCATAATTTGCATTCATATAGGTGCCCGCTGCCAAGGCCAGGTTGGCCCTTACCCGATCAGCTGAATAAGCCGCTTTTACAAAACCCAGGTTCAGGTTGAATTCGTTGTGCCGGTTATGGCTATAAACGAACACCGGGCGGTTATTATCTCCGGGTTTGTTAAACGTGTATTGAAAATAGGTCTCGAGATAAGCGCTAAAGGATATCGCAGGAGGTTGCGGTTCTTTATTTTCAGTTTGTGCCTGTCCTTCCCCGGAAAAGAATAGCAGTACAAAGGGGAGCATTTTTTTCATAACAATTATTGTTTAAGGCTCGTGGTTAATGCATCCAAAGCGATATTGAGTTTTAATACATGGACGGCATCAAGTCCAAAGGGAATTTTCTCCGTATTCTTTTCGACTAATTCCTGCACGGTTGACTCTGGCAGATTGCGGGCCTTGGCGACTCTTTTTACCTGGATAGAGGCAGCGGCAGGTGATATATGCGGATCCAATCCACTGCCACTGGCGGTTACCAGGTCAGCGGGTATATCCTTTCGGGCGATGCCGGGGTTATGAGCCAAAAAGCTATCGATGCGCTCTTCTACTAATTGAAGGTATTCAGGATTGGAAGGACCTTTGTTGCTTCCTCCCGATCCATCTGCTTTGTAATCCACCGCCGAAGGCCTGCCCCAAAAATATTTGTCTTCTGTAAACCGTTGCCCGATCCGTTCATACCCCACCACTTTTCCATTGAGTTGCAGGGTTTCTCCTTTACCCTTTCCCGGGGAGGCTTTCCCGGCCAGCGCAACTATCAGCGGATAAAGGACTGCACAGAGCAGGATAAGTCCCAGCGAAAGTTTGAGAGATATTATCAGGTTTTTTTTCATTTTCTTTTTTTTACATAAATAATCCCAATAAAAGGTCAATGGCTTTGATTCCGATAAAGGGTACGATGATACCTCCCAACCCATAGATGAACAGGTTTCTTCGTAATAAGGCCGAAGCGCCAATGGGTTTATAGGCCACTCCTTTCAATGCCAGTGGTATGAGCAGAGGGATGATGATCGCGTTAAAGATGACAGCAGCCAGTACAGCGCTTTCCGGACTTTTCAGCCCCATGATATTTAATGCCTGCAAAGCCGGAATGGAACTGATGAACAAAGCCGGTACAATGGCGAAATATTTGGCCACATCATTGGCAATGGAAAAAGTGGTGAGGGTTCCCCGGGTGATCAATAGTTGTTTACCGATCTCAACTACCTCAATGAGTTTGGTGGGATCATTGTCCAGGTCAACCATGTTTCCGGCTTCTTTGGCGGCCTGGGTTCCACTGTTCATGGATACACCTACATCGGCCTGTGCCAGGGCCGGGGCATCATTGGTGCCATCACCCATCATGGCCACGAGTTTTCCGGAGGCCTGTTCATTTCGGATATAATTCATTTTGTCTTCGGGTTTGGCCTCGGCTATGAAATCATCGACGCCCGCTTTTTCCGCAATGTATTTTGCCGTGAGGGGGTTATCACCCGTAACCATCACGGTCTTTACGCCCATTTTGCGTAATCTTTCAAAGCGCTCCTGAATACCGGGTTTAATGATATCCTGTAATTCGATCACCCCTTTTATGTCTTCATTAACGGCCACGACGAGTGGGGTGCCGCCATTG carries:
- a CDS encoding porin — translated: MKKMLPFVLLFFSGEGQAQTENKEPQPPAISFSAYLETYFQYTFNKPGDNNRPVFVYSHNRHNEFNLNLGFVKAAYSADRVRANLALAAGTYMNANYAAEPGVLKNIFEANAGVKLSQRKELWLDAGIFSSHIGFESATSKDCPTLTRSILADNSPYYEAGAKLTYLSPNKKWTISALALNGWQRIQRVAGNPMISTGTQVQFRPTENTVINYSSFFGTDKPDSARLFRTFHNLYTQTNLSENWGLILGLDIGTEDRSVNGSGVNTWFAPVGILKYSLNDQWSIAGRYEYYADENGVIISSTQPGGFKIAGLSFNVDHKPTDNMLMRLEFRHLQGQEPQFIRDNQPVKTESFLTASMAISFE
- the kdpC gene encoding potassium-transporting ATPase subunit KdpC codes for the protein MKKNLIISLKLSLGLILLCAVLYPLIVALAGKASPGKGKGETLQLNGKVVGYERIGQRFTEDKYFWGRPSAVDYKADGSGGSNKGPSNPEYLQLVEERIDSFLAHNPGIARKDIPADLVTASGSGLDPHISPAAASIQVKRVAKARNLPESTVQELVEKNTEKIPFGLDAVHVLKLNIALDALTTSLKQ